Proteins found in one Salvelinus alpinus chromosome 11, SLU_Salpinus.1, whole genome shotgun sequence genomic segment:
- the mettl25 gene encoding probable methyltransferase-like protein 25 isoform X4 yields the protein MASSMNSLEAIQKKIDAVKLFLSVSLSIANAHTVDFYTCNVWDQFMAVPPVEVLTEITLNGDHKRAPEHYLNHGNAKKITFGFCDDSKRLVDVAEFLEAAYAHSLPGLGVCVGRTELLQSLRHTDNAQPLEEGAVVESDEFMNSKKSHEVQAMSEVVASLAQRCRVKQVIDVGSGKGYLCSFLSLRYGLQVYGIDSSSVNTHGAQERNRKLKKYSRAYQRHSKANRTPTVVPPSGQEDLEDIAPGEREREDMVKMSGDAEKEEGKGRRDGEAQTNTTGLTDRNEEDAMTSLTSAILLEDNSLPELDQSDPASAPEEPFLSALCVGMVEPTSPRVPPSELSLEERERRKRENLERKARSWVNSGGMGSGMLYSPLTSYVTAETELKEIIGELEDAVMVGLHTCGDLAPSTLRMFVAKRELLSVCSVGCCYHLLSEEFDPTRQECPSSSVCGFPLSGYLREQSWFCGRNARMSACLALERVSKGQGIQMESLFYRAVLHVILRDHYSSFKSEKRVGNVYSKATSFVDYVWRALRRLELDGSKLSDGVIQGYHDTYRPRMVEMEAFNMLKVTLAPCIEGLILLDRLCYLKEQEDVAFSTLVQLFDPLLSPRCYGVVGVKAPGTELS from the exons ATGGCATCTTCCATGAATTCTCTGGAAGCGATTCAGAAGAAAATAGATGCTGTTAAactcttcctctctgtttcacTGAGCATCGCCAATGCCCACACTGTGGATTTCTACACTTGCAATGTATGGGACCAGTTCATGGCGGTGCCACCCGTGGAGGTCTTGACAGAGATCACTTTGAATGGTGACCACAAGAGGGCGCCAGAACATTACTTAAATCATGGCAATG CCAAGAAGATCACCTTTGGTTTCTGTGATGATAGTAAGCGCCTGGTGGATGTGGCTGAGTTCTTGGAGGCTGCCTATGCCCACTCCCTGCCTGGCCTCGGGGTCTGTGTGGGCCGCACAGAGCTACTGCAATCCCTCAGACACACTGACAACGCTCAACCCCTGGAGGAAG GTGCTGTGGTGGAGAGTGATGAGTTTATGAACTCCAAGAAGTCCCACGAGGTGCAGGCCATGTCAGAGGTGGTGGCCAGCCTAGCCCAGCGCTGCCGGGTCAAACAG GTGATTGATGTGGGCTCAGGGAAAGGTTACCTTTGCTCCTTCCTGTCGCTGCGCTATGGCCTCCAGGTGTACGGCATCGACTCGTCCAGCGTCAACACTCACGGCGCCCAGGAGAGGAACAGGAAGCTCAAGAAGTACTCCCGGGCCTACCAGAGGCACAGCAAAGCCAATAGAACTCCGACAGTGGTGCCCCCTTCAGGCCAGGAGGACTTGGAGGATATTGCAcccggtgagagagagagagaggatatggtTAAGATGAGTGGGGAtgcagagaaggaggaggggaaggggaggagagacggggaggcACAGACCAACACAACAGGGTTAACAGATCGGAATGAGGAAGATGCAATGACATCACTTACCTCCGCCATTTTGTTAGAGGACAATTCCCTTCCAGAGTTGGACCAAAGTGACCCAGCCTCAGCTCCAGAGGAACCCTTTCTCAGTGCCCTGTGTGTGGGCATGGTGGAGCCCACCTCCCCCCGGGTTCCCCCCAGTGAGTTgagtctggaggagagggagaggaggaagagggagaacctGGAGAGGAAGGCCAGGAGCTGGGTTAACAGTGGTGGCATGGGCAGCGGCATGCTGTACTCACCCCTGACCTCCTACGTTACCGCGGAGACGGAGCTCAAAGAGATTATTGGGGAGTTAGAG GATGCGGTCATGGTTGGTCTGCACACGTGTGGAGACCTGGCGCCCAGCACCCTGCGCATGTTTGTGGCCAAACGGGAGCTCCTCTCCGTCTGCAGCGTTGGCTGCTGCTACCACCTCCTCTCTGAGGAGTTTGATCCCACCAGACAAG aGTGTCCAAGCAGCAGCGTGTGTGGTTTCCCCCTGAGTGGCTACCTGAGGGAGCAGTCCTGGTTCTGTGGCAGAAATGCCAGGATGTCGGCGTGTCTG GCTCTGGAGAGAGTTTCCAAAGGCCAAGGG ATTCAGATGGAGTCACTCTTCTATAGGGCCGTCCTCCATGTGATTCTAAGGGATCACTACAGCTCCTTTAAAAG CGAGAAGCGTGTGGGGAACGTCTACTCCAAGGCCACCTCGTTCGTGGACTACGTCTGGAGAGCCCTCCGGAGGCTGGAGCTGGACGGGTCAAAG CTGTCTGACGGTGTCATACAGGGTTACCACGACACATACCGACCCAGGATGGTTGAGATGGAGGCCTTTAACATG CTGAAGGTGACTTTGGCTCCCTGCATCGAGGGCCTGATTCTCCTGGACCGCCTCTGCTACCTGAAAGAACAG GAAGACGTGGCGTTCTCCACTCTGGTGCAGCTCTTTGATCCACTGTTGTCGCCGCGCTGTTACGGAGTTGTCGGAGTGAAGGCACCTGGGACGGAGTTGTCATAG